In Candidatus Methanomethylophilus alvi Mx1201, a genomic segment contains:
- a CDS encoding ribonuclease HI family protein — protein MYCVYSDGGSRGNPGPSAYAIVVTKDGKTVHEHAEFLGVHTNNYAEYRGLIAGISKALELGADEVEFVMDSQLVIRQMTGQYRVKSPDMLALHEDAKNLASMIPKVTFTNVRRSERLIPRADALLNAEMDRHSGQ, from the coding sequence ATGTACTGCGTATACTCCGACGGGGGATCCAGAGGAAACCCGGGACCTTCCGCCTATGCCATCGTCGTGACCAAGGACGGGAAGACCGTCCACGAGCATGCCGAGTTCCTAGGGGTACACACCAACAACTATGCGGAGTACCGCGGGCTCATAGCAGGGATATCCAAGGCCCTGGAGCTGGGTGCGGACGAGGTCGAGTTCGTCATGGACTCCCAGCTGGTGATAAGGCAGATGACGGGTCAGTACCGTGTCAAATCCCCGGACATGCTGGCACTTCATGAGGACGCTAAGAACCTCGCATCGATGATCCCCAAGGTCACTTTCACCAACGTCAGACGTTCCGAGAGACTCATCCCCCGTGCGGACGCCCTCCTCAACGCCGAAATGGACAGGCATTCCGGCCAATAA